A single genomic interval of Malania oleifera isolate guangnan ecotype guangnan chromosome 13, ASM2987363v1, whole genome shotgun sequence harbors:
- the LOC131145752 gene encoding LOW QUALITY PROTEIN: cytochrome P450 71A1-like (The sequence of the model RefSeq protein was modified relative to this genomic sequence to represent the inferred CDS: inserted 1 base in 1 codon), whose protein sequence is MISGGTDTSSAVLEWAMTELLRHPQAMEKVQEEVRRIDQGKSMVTEDDIQEMHYLKAVIKETLRLHXPLLLPRESIKDVKVQGYEILARTRVFINAWAIGRDPESWEEAEEFRPERFLNNLIDFKGHDFHFIPFGARRRGCPGITFGMTIIELVLANILRKFDLMVLEKFEKEGLDITESSGITTHRQFPLIISVKRQCY, encoded by the exons GAGCTACTGCGACACCCACAAGCCATGGAAAAAGTACAAGAAGAAGTTAGAAGGATTGATCAAGGTAAATCAATGGTAACCGAGGATGATATACAAGAAATGCACTACCTGAAAGCAGTAATCAAAGAGACCTTGAGGCTAC CTCCATTGCTTCTTCCACGAGAATCCATCAAAGATGTTAAAGTACAAGGGTATGAAATTTTGGCCAGGACAAGAGTATTTATCAATGCTTGGGCGATTGGGAGGGATCCCGAATCATGGGAAGAAGCTGAGGAGTTCAGGCCAGAGAGATTCTTGAACAATCTTATCGACTTTAAAGGGcatgattttcattttattccaTTTGGAGCTAGAAGACGGGGGTGCCCTGGAATTACGTTTGGCATGACCATTATTGAGCTTGTGTTAGCGAATATTTTGCGCAAGTTTGATTTGATGGTACTTGAAAAATTTGAGAAGGAAGGTTTAGACATAACTGAATCTTCTGGGATAACCACTCATCGACAATTTCCCCTCATCATTTCCGTAAAGCGTCAATGCTACTAG